Below is a genomic region from Anoplopoma fimbria isolate UVic2021 breed Golden Eagle Sablefish chromosome 20, Afim_UVic_2022, whole genome shotgun sequence.
TCTCTGTGTGACATCACTCCCATCCCGCGCTGTGATTGGCCACAGAGCTCTATCTTCCTTCTTTACTCCACAGTTTGTGTCTCATGTGAAACACCGTGGATGTGTTGAACCGGTTCCTCCATCAGTGTCTCCAGCAGCGTTCTGCAGGTTCTGTTTGGTTCTCCGGGTTTGAGCtctttgtgttctgtgtttttcagaagtACAACGCGGACTACGACCTCTCGGCCAAGGAGGGCGCCGACAGCCTGGCCTTCATCTCTCTGCTGGAGGAGAGACTCAAACCTGCTCTGGTGAGAAACCCTTAAAATCATGACCTTCACCACCACAACGCCTCCTGCTGCCGTGTTGAGGACGGGTTCTGTCTCTCCTAGATCTACACCTTCTGGGTCGAGCCCAAGAACTACGTGGACGTGACTCGCCGTTGGTACGCCGACCACATGCCGTTCCCTCTGAATTTCTTCCTGCCCGGACGCATGCAGCGCGGTCAGCTGGAGAAACTGCGTCTGCTGCGAGGAGACGAGATCATGGAGAAcggagaggagctggagaaggaggtgaggAACCGTCAGGAACCCTCTACTGTCACTTTATTACTCTGTTCCAGGGCTGGAAGTGAAATATGAGAAAACAGAACGTGGTTAAAGTCTCCGTCTGACTTCAACCGGCTGCACGTCAACGTTTTTCCAGCCGCTGCAGAGAACTGGTTTCCATGTGTTCAGGCTGCTTTGGAACACATTTACTAGGAAAGTGTGGAAAATGTCTCGAGTGGAAAAACTGCAGTGATGGAACGATGTGTGgaaacaggtcagaggtcaggagaAGGTGGTTAAGGAATAATTTGTTCCTGTTGGCGTGAAAACTCTCCAGGAATGAAGAAAAGTGTTTCTGTGCTGACGGGTTTCAGCaaaactcataaaaacaaacagctgctccTCAACCACAGCTGTGAGAGACGCTTCCTCTCTACGGGAGAAGCTCCAGTAGTTATGTCCTCTTCGTCTTCGTCTTCGTTTGACCTTTGGTGGCAGCCGTCACCGGTTTAAAGGTCTTTAcgcattattatttatttattatcacacTTACCAACAATAAATACGAGCTCCTGTCGTGTCTCGTTAACACACAGATTCCTCATCAAAGTTTTTTAGAACAAGTTCAGGTTTTCTGTGGGGTTTTTTCCGTCAGTTGTTTGACCGCTCAGAGCCACCGTACATGAAAACGTTATCATCCAACATGGCCTCTGATGACCTGATTCACTTTGTCTCTCAGCACAAAAACACTTCAGgacaaacaaagtaaagaaaaccGAGATGCAGAGTTTAGAGATTGTTGCAGGTGATTTCAGAACAGCTGCGAATCAGGATTAAAGATGAGACAGCGGTGCTTGAGCTTTAGTTGGCTCAACGATAGCTTCATGCTAACGTTGTTCATTCATAGCGCTGTCTGTGTCACCACCTAATTAACTCAGTTTTGTCTCGTATTAAGAAAAGAATCATAAAACGTATCAGACTCTGGAGAAGAACAAGTTAATGAGCGATAGGCATTTGGGAACTAAAATGATTCTGGTGCGTATGGGAACTAAAGTGAATGTGGGGCATTTGGGAACTAAAATGAATGTGGGGCTTTTGGGAACTAAATTGAATGTGGGGCATTCTCTGTTCGTcccaacaaaaacattttctaccaTCGTCTTGAAGACAGGACGCCGTTAGTTTCGATCCCGATACCTGCCGtactcaaaaaaaacaaaacaagaaccgTCACATTTTCAACTTGGTACCAAAGCTTTGGTTCTTGTGActctatgtatgtatttatatatatatatatatatatatatatatatatatatatatatatatatatatatatatatatatatatatatatatgtgtatgtatgtcatacattttaaatgttgctgtgtCTTCCAGTTGTACCGGGATGCTGTCGAGTGTTTGAACCTGCTCTCCCAACGACTCGGCTCACACAAGTTCTTCTTCGGGGACTCGTAAGTTCATCCAGACGTTTTCTCCTCTGTTCTGATGGAGTCATGTGACTCTAACAGCCTTCAACTCAACacgacaaacaaacaaatcatgaaaaacatcattgatatttatattttgtacaaatataaagtttatatattataatataagttaatattcataataaaaagGCTCATCTCACAGGCTTTATTATGCAGACTATTGGGCTCTATGTGAAGCTGCTGCCCCCACAGTAAGCTGGATGTCATATCTGTGAACATGAGTCATGACTGAACTGTGACTCTGCAGGCCTTCGTCTCTGGACGCCTACGTCTTCGCTCACCTGGCTCCTGTCCTGAAGTCCAAGCTGCCCAATGGGAAACTGCAGCAACATCTCAAGTCTCTGGACAACCTGAGCAACTTCTGCAACAACATCCTGCTGCTCTACTTCCCCCGAGACGGCCGAGGTGAGGCCGAGCTCATCGTTTATACCTCTGTGTGACATCACTGTAtaacatcacacaaacagacgGCCTCATTGTTTGTGTGAAGCAGATAAAATGGAAACTGTGAAGCGATGTGTTTGGTGTTTATTGGACTGgtgttctgtttgtgttggtTCTGGTCCTGAAATAATTCCTCTAGCAGCTGAGATGACTCTTCCTCCGTGTTGTTTTTGCAGAGAGCTGCGGTCAGAAGACGTCCTCTCCGCCGCAGCCTGAGGGCGGAGACTTCGACCACGTCCCCAACAAGCGCCGGAAGCAGGTGCTGTCGGCTCTGGTGGCTCTGGGCGCCATGCTGAGCTACGCCCTGCTTACTGGCATGGTGTCCATCCGGCAGGAGGCGCTGGAGGAGCCGCCGGACCCGGAGACCATCGAATCCCACGCCGAGGACGAGGATGGGGACGGCTGAGGAGACGCAGCGCGGCATCATGGGACTTTATGGACAGAAGTAGAGATGTTAAAGCAAATAGTTAGATGTGTTTCACtctgaaaagaaaagttattcaaaataataatcttcACCAACACGTCCAGGAGCTCTTCAGTGGACAGGAAGTAGACGACGTTGGTTTATGtacagaaataaattaaaagattaTTCTCTGGATGTTCTTTATATGAGTTAGAtttttgtttaacttgtttatattttttaaacgtTATGTTctttaaagaagaaacatgGATTGGCTTTTTACATAAGATTAAATTgatttaacttttgttttgtttttttatgttcattacCCAATCCCGAAATGTCACGTAGTAGAGTTTGGAAACTAAAAGTGAGCGTGAGGCGTttgggaaataaaatgtttgcgGGGAGTTTGGGAACTGAAAGTGAGTGTGAGACGTTACGGAACTAAAGCAAATGGGATGAGTTTGGGAACTATAATAAATGTGAGGCGTTTGGGAACTCGTAACAAATGTGAGGCGTTTGGGAACTATAATAAGTGTGAGGCGTTTGGGAACTATAATAATTGTGAGGCGTTTGGGAACTCTTAACAAATGTGAGGCGTTTGGGAACTATAATAAATGTGAGGCGTTTGGGAACTATAATAAATGTGAGGCGTTTGGGAACTATGATAAATGTGAGGCGTTACGGAACTATAATAAATATGAGGTGTTACAGAACTATAATAAATGTGAGGCGTTTGAGGACGATAATAAATGTGAGGAGTTTGGGAACTATAATAAATGAGGCGTTTGGGAACTATAATAATTGTGGGGCGTTTGGGTACTATAACAAATGTGAGGCGTTACAGAACTATAACAAATGTGAGACATTTATTATAGTTCGTATACGAAATGTGAGGCGTTTGAGAGCGATAAGAAATGTGAGGCGTTTGggaactaaaataaatgtgaggCATTTGGAACTATAATAAATGTGAGACATTTGGGAactataataaatgtgtttctttttagaAACTATAGTAAATGTGAGGCGTTACAGAACTATGATACATTTGAGGCGTTACAGAACTATAATAAATGTGAGGCGTTTGGGAACTATAATAAATGTGAGGCGTTTGGGAACTATAATAAATATGAGGCGTTACAGAACTATAATAAATGTGAGGAGTTTGGGAACTATAATAAATGTGAGGCGTTTGGGAACTATAATAAATGTGAGGCGTTTGGGAACTATAATAATTGTCGGGCGTTGGGGAACTATAACAAATGTGAGGTGTTGGGAACTAtaataaatgtgaaacgttatggaactataataaatgtgaaacgttATGGAACTATAACAAATGTGAGGAGTTTGGGTACTATAGTAAATGTGAGGCGTTGGGGAACTATAGTAAATATGAGGCTGGGATCTGCTCGTTAACTTTCCCCTCACTGATTTAGTCTGCTGGACTTGAACCTCACATCTTCAAACCTAAAGTCAGTTATCGAGTCAGGAGGGAGTTAATCCAGCTCTGAGTCCACCATGAGCTGGAACAAGGAACCCCCCCCCGTCCTGACCGGGTCTGGACCCTGGGGACGTACAGCTGCACATGACGCCATCACACAGGAATCTAACCCtggctcctgtgtgtgtgtgtgtgtgtgtttatgtgtgtgtgtttatgtgtgtgtgtgtgtgtgtgtttatgtgtgtgtgtgtgtgtgtgtgtttttaacggGCTGATCTGGAAGCAGTTTGAGGACTGTGAACGTCGggttccccctctctctcctctgtcgaCACTcttcagaggaggaaaaagagtcGGAGTGTGGAGGTGGagtttcctccctccctcccctcaccTGCTGTTAAAGGCGGGTTTCCACGGTAACGCTCCAgagtcagaaaaacaaacaagagtgtgaggaggaggaggaggaggaggaggaggaggaggaggcctgcAGAGAGAACCACGGCTGAAACAAGTCTCTTCACATCTTCGTCTCTTTGTTCCACTCTGTTCATCACAGTTTGGATCGGTTCCCCCAGATAAAAACACTCCCAGTTCAACATTAAAGCAGACCAGACTTCACCTCACAGAACACACTAACAGGTCTGGATGGTGACCCCCAGAGACCTGCAGACCCCCAGGGACCCCAAAACCACCCTGGTTCACTGAGTGTGCAGTCGGGAGAATCCAGATTCCTCCAGCAGACATTTGTTACCGCCCTGTTTTAGAAAGAACATTTCCTTCATTCCACTGTTGTCGCTTTACATGGGGGTCTGCTGTCAGGTATGTAGTCCTGGTGCAGAATTCAccaatatttcataaaaatagaaacaatctTGGCGCTGTGTGAACACACACTGCATATGTCCACCACTAAAACcacctgttttttaaatggaccCTTGTATTGACGGATCACATTCAGAACCTCAAAccggtcctcacaaagatagaagaacTAGAACACACACTCAGTAGAGTCCTGTTAAACCACAGTAGAGTCTCAGCAGAGTCCCTGTAAACCACAGTAGAGCCTCAGTAGAGTCCCGTTAAAccacagtagagtctcagtagagtcccgttaaaccacagtaaagtctcagtagagtcctgataaaccacagtaaagtctcagtagagtcctgataaaccacagtaaagtctcaGTAGAGTCCCAGTAAACCACAGTAGAGCCTCAGTAGAGTCCCAGTAAAccacagtagagtctcagtagagtcccgttaaaccacagtagagtctcagtagagtcccGTGAAAccacagtagagtctcagtagagtcccGTTAAACCACAGTAGAGCCTCAGTAGAGTCCCGTTAAAccacagtagagtctcagtagagtcccgtgaaaccacagtaaagtctcaGTAGAGTCCTGATAAACCACAGTAAAGCCTCAGTAGAGTCCCAGTAAAccacagtagagtctcagtagagtcccgttaaaccacagtagagtctcagtagagtcccGTGAAAccacagtagagtctcagtagaatCCCGTTAAACCACAGTAGAGCCTCAGTAGAGTCCCGTTAAAccacagtagagtctcagtagagtcccgtgaaaccacagtaaagtctcagtagagtcctgttaaaccacagtaaagtctcagtagagtcctgataaaccacagtaaagtctcagtagagtcctgataaaccacagtaaagtctcaGTAGAGTCCCGTTAAACCACAGTAGACTCTCAGTATAGTCCCTGTAAACCACAGTAGAGTCCTGTTAAACCATAGTAGAGCCTCAGTAGAGTCTCAGGAGATTCACAGTTAACCAAAGTCAAGTCCCGGTAAACCAGAGTTGATTCTCAGTGAAGTCCCAGTAAAccacagtagagtctcagtatACTCCCAGTAAACCACAGTAGAGTCTCAGCAGAGTCCCTGTAAACCACAGTAGATTCTCAGTAGAGTCCTGTTAaaccacagtaaagtctcagtagagtcctgataaaccacagtaaagtctcaGTAGAGTCCCAGTAAACCACAGTAGAGCCTCAGTAGAGTCCTAGTAAAccacagtagagtctcagtagagtccTGTGAAAccacagtagagtctcagtagagtcccGTTAAACCACAGTAGAGCCTCAGTAGAGTCCCGTTAAAccacagtagagtctcagtagagtcccgttaaaccacagtagagtctcagtagagtcccgttaaaccacagtagagtctcagtagagtcccGTGAAAccacagtagagtctcagtagagtcccGTTAAACCACAGTAGAGCCTCAGTAGAGTCCCGTTAAAccacagtagagtctcagtagagtcccgtgaaaccacagtaaagtctcagtagagtcctgataaaccacagtaaagtctcagtagagtcctgataaaccacagtaaagtctcaGTAGAGTCCCTGTAAACCACAGTAGATTCTCAGTAGAGTCCTGTTAaaccacagtaaagtctcagtagagtcctagtaaaccacagtagagtctcagtagagtcccgttaaaccacagtagagtctcagtagagtccctgtaaaccacagtagagtctcagtagagtcccagtaaaccacagtagagtctcagtagagtcccGTTACAccacagtagagtctcagtagagtccctgtaaaccacagtagagtctcagtatAGTCCCTGTAAAccacagtagagtctcagtagagtcctgttaaaccacagtaaagtctcagtagagtcctgataaaccacagtaaagtctcaGTAGAGTCCCAGTAAACCACAGTAGAGCCTCAGTAGAGTCCCGTTAAACCACAGTAGAGCCTCAGTAGAGTCCCTGTAAAccacagtagagtctcagtagagtcccGTGAAACCACAGTAGACTCTCAGTATAGTCCCTGTAAAccacagtagagtctcagtagagtcccGTGAAACCACAGTAGACTCTCAGTATAGTCCCTGTAAAccacagtagagtctcagtagagtcccGTGAAACCACAGTAGACTCTCAGTATAGTCCCTGTAAACCACAGTAGAGTCCTGTTAaaccacagtaaagtctcagtagagtcccagtaaaccacagtagagtctcagtagagtcccAGTAAACCACAGTAGAGCCTCAGTAGAGTCCCAGTAAACCACAGTAGAGCCTCAGTAGAGTCCCGGTAAACCACAGTAGAGTCACAGTAGAGTCCTGTTAaaccacagtaaagtctcagtagagtcctgttaaaccacagtaaagtctcagtagagtcccgttaaaccacagtagagtctcagtagagtcccAGTAAACCACAGTAGAGTCCCAGTAGAGTCCTGATAaaccacagtaaagtctcaGTAGAGTCCCGTTAAACCACAGTAGAGTCCCAGTAGAGTCCTGATAAACCACAGTAGAGCCTCAGTAGAGTCCCGTTAAAccacagtagagtctcagtagagtcctgttaaaccacagtaaagtctcaGTAGAGTCCCAGTAAACCACAGTAGAGCCTCAGTAGAGTCCTGATAAAccacagtagagtctcagtagagtcccTGTAAACCACAGTAGAGTCCCTGTAAAccacagtagagtctcagtagagtcccAGTAAACCACAGTAGAGTCCCAGTAGAGTcccagtagagtctcagtagagtctcagtagagtcctgataaaccacagtaaagtctcaGTAGAGTCCCTGTAAACCACAGTAGAGGATCTCTCTTAACTCGCGCGCTTTATGCTAATTACCTCCAGTCACACTGCGTGCACGAGCCGCGTAGAGGAGACTTGAGCGCGCGCCAGCAGCAATTTCCAGCTGCGCTCGTGAACACGGTCTGTCCTCCggtctgtcctgtctgtcctccgGTCTGTCCTCCGGTCTGTCCTCCGGTCGTCGGTGTGGATCAGTTCGTTCTcccgggtctctcctccggacTGAAGCTATCCGCTCCGCTCGCTTCACGCTTCTCCGTCCCGTCGGTCCCGTCGGTCCCGTCGGCAGAGGTACAGTCATGGGCTGCAGGGTCCCGGTTCTGCTGTCACTCATCTGTGTGGGACTCACGGTGGGAGCACCGGACAATCAAGGTAACGACGCAtactctctctgtgtcacacTGATCAATACAGGTCTGATCGATCAGTgtggatgatgtcatcagttTGAAGGAATTGATCAGTTTGAAGGAATTGATCAGTTTGAAGGTATTGATCAGTTTGAAGGAATTGATCAGTTTGAAGGTATTGATCAGTTTGAAGGAATTGATCAGTTTGAAGGTATTGATCAGTTTGAAGGTATTGATCAGGCTGAAGGTATTGATCGGGTTTGAAGGTATTGATCAGGTTTGAATGTATTGATCAGGTTGAAGGTATTGATCAGGTTGAAGGTATTGATCAGGTTGAAGGTATTGATCGGGTTTGAAGGTATTGATCAGGTTGAAGGTATTGATCGGGTTTGAAGGTATTGATCAGGTTTGAATGTATTGATCAGGCTGAAGGTATTGATCAGGCTGAAGGTATTGATCAGGCTGAAGGTATTGATCAGGTTTGAAGGTATTGATCAGGTTGAAGGTATTGATCAGGCTGAAGGTATTGATCAGGTTTGAAGGTATTGATCAGGTGTAACACCAGGGTCCACTGTAAAAACAGGAATCTTTACCTTGTTTGTCTCAGTGAAGCTGGACACAGAAACTGACTCCCTtcatctccctcttcctcctcacctcttcctcctcacctcctcctcctcacctcctcctcacctcttcctcctcacctcttcctcctcacctcctcctcctcacctcttcctcctcacctcttcctcctcacaattaaaatacattgttcCCACGTTTAGATTCATTGATGGGCTCAGATGAAATAAGACTTGTGTTCCTGGTTGTGATCAGAATCCAATAATGAAtcaatatttgtgttaaaagGGATTTTTGTCAGTAAAAGgcaattaataaatatacacacagcgggtaaaataagtattgaacacgtcaccatttttctcagtaaatatatttctaaaggtgctattgacatgaaatgttcaccagatgtcggtaacaacccaa
It encodes:
- the LOC129109022 gene encoding metaxin-1-like — translated: MAAPEELFCWEGDWGLPSVSTDCLVVLAYAQFAGAPLKLRKMSNPWRSPSGSLPSLRTNQKENLTRPSDIIIHLRKQKYNADYDLSAKEGADSLAFISLLEERLKPALIYTFWVEPKNYVDVTRRWYADHMPFPLNFFLPGRMQRGQLEKLRLLRGDEIMENGEELEKELYRDAVECLNLLSQRLGSHKFFFGDSPSSLDAYVFAHLAPVLKSKLPNGKLQQHLKSLDNLSNFCNNILLLYFPRDGRESCGQKTSSPPQPEGGDFDHVPNKRRKQVLSALVALGAMLSYALLTGMVSIRQEALEEPPDPETIESHAEDEDGDG